A segment of the Agrobacterium tumefaciens genome:
TCTACATCGCTAATCCAGACAGTGAAGATCAATTTCGCGGCAAGGCGGTTTTAGCAGATCCTGCGCGCCCTTTGCCTGATGAAGTCCTACGTAACTTCACCATAGATAAAGAGGACGAGCTGGTCATTATTACAGACCCGCTTATGCGCGACTATCAAATGGTTGCGGCTCACGGCTTTGTTCTATCTACGATTGAGTGACACGCGAAACGCTGCCACCCCTTTTATGGTGTGACAAAATTCCGCCCTCACCCACTCGCACTGTCCCTCGATGACCGAACCTTACCAACCCAAATACCGCTGGAAGCGCACCCAGATCGACGCTCAAGACCCGCCCACGGATTTCGACTGGACGGGTTACGACGGCGTCGAGGTTGTCGGCCGTGTACGCAAAGACATGCACGGTCCGACAAAAGGCAAATGGCAATGGGCTGGCTATTTTCCGTCTGGCTTCAAAGGCGCTCCGCCAACGCCGAATACCGGCTACGTCGAAACCGCTCGTCTGGCGATGCAGAAGTGTGAAGAGTATTGGGAGCGAGCGAACGAGGCGAACAGTAGATGAGCATCGACGTCCGCGTTAAGCGATGACAACTCTACGCTGGAATACAGATTGAATAGCGGAAGACAAGCGAACTGCTATCGGCTTTTCAATCCATTGTGCGATGACGAAGGCTACGGCGATTGAACCAGCAAATGCCAGCGCAATTGATGCCTCTGGAGACACCCCTGTCGGGTAGAGCCACAGCATAATCGCTCCGCCAACATGAAAATGGACCAAATACAGTGGGTATGTGATCCGCCCGAGAGCCATGACGAGTCCTCTAACAGGCGTTAAAACGCGAGAGATGTAACTGTTCCAGTAGATCGACCCGGCCATAGCAAACATCGCAAAAGCCCAAACAAGATAAGGGACCATTGGCCAGAGGTCGAAACCAAACCCTGGCTTTTCCCACACGAGTGATGTCTTGATTTGTACCCACGTCGGCAAGAGCGACACCACCATAACAGCAACATTCAACGCGCTCGCGCCTTTTGTTTTGAGCAGCCAGAACGCGACCCCTAGGGCAAAGTAGCAGCCATGCTGCAAAAGGAATAACTGAGTGAGACGCCCGGTGGTATCTTCATAAAATCCGCTTGTCACCGCCAGCCAATAAAACGCCGAAGCAAATGCGACAGCGAGGCATACCCACGCGATGCGATCAAAGCTACGGAAAATCAGTAGCGCCAACATTAAACCGTAAAACATTATCTCAATGGGCAGTGTCCAAATTTGACCAGCAATCCACGG
Coding sequences within it:
- a CDS encoding acyltransferase, translating into MRNREIYLGIDVLRFIAAIMVMAYHLGYKAWSLDTYYLHEELRAPDILWSWSEETWFGWVGVQIFFVISGFVIAFSSENSAPSKFIVGRIARLAPVMWISATICLAITLYWQAFPVSSALYLYAKSITFFPFGPWIAGQIWTLPIEIMFYGLMLALLIFRSFDRIAWVCLAVAFASAFYWLAVTSGFYEDTTGRLTQLFLLQHGCYFALGVAFWLLKTKGASALNVAVMVVSLLPTWVQIKTSLVWEKPGFGFDLWPMVPYLVWAFAMFAMAGSIYWNSYISRVLTPVRGLVMALGRITYPLYLVHFHVGGAIMLWLYPTGVSPEASIALAFAGSIAVAFVIAQWIEKPIAVRLSSAIQSVFQRRVVIA